The Mycolicibacterium mageritense genome contains a region encoding:
- a CDS encoding TetR/AcrR family transcriptional regulator, translated as MAGDTSGTLTAKGRQTRAAIEVAARKLFAERGFHGTTLADITSAAGKSSAVFYRYFDDKEDLLASLAGSFLHDVVAPSGLSVPLPDSPADSEYFTTVVTGYWNLFKQNIGIMIAVAQLGATQPRFAEVQNEFRRFGIDIVAASIRRAQDQGFARDLNVEHTATAIALLFENFTAVMAGGPGLGTPISDADAVTTLTTIWKKTLYGR; from the coding sequence GTGGCCGGGGACACGTCGGGCACGCTCACCGCCAAGGGCAGGCAGACCCGGGCCGCCATCGAGGTCGCGGCGCGCAAGCTGTTCGCCGAACGCGGTTTTCACGGCACGACGCTCGCGGACATCACCTCGGCGGCCGGGAAATCGTCCGCGGTGTTCTACCGGTATTTCGACGACAAGGAAGACCTGTTGGCCTCACTGGCCGGATCGTTCCTGCACGACGTCGTCGCACCGTCGGGCCTGAGCGTGCCGCTACCGGACTCCCCCGCGGACAGCGAGTACTTCACCACCGTGGTCACCGGGTACTGGAACCTGTTCAAGCAGAACATCGGCATCATGATCGCCGTCGCGCAGCTGGGAGCCACGCAACCACGGTTCGCCGAAGTGCAGAACGAGTTCCGGCGCTTCGGCATCGACATCGTGGCAGCCTCCATCCGGCGAGCCCAGGACCAGGGATTCGCGCGGGATCTCAACGTGGAGCACACCGCAACCGCCATCGCGCTGCTGTTCGAGAACTTCACGGCCGTGATGGCCGGCGGCCCCGGTCTCGGCACCCCGATCAGCGATGCCGACGCCGTGACGACACTGACCACGATCTGGAAGAAAACTCTCTACGGCCGCTGA